A single region of the Polyangiaceae bacterium genome encodes:
- a CDS encoding YdeI/OmpD-associated family protein, with product MDAKVDAFVRRQKKWKPEIEAVRAVLLDCKLSEALKWGKPCYGFGDDNICILQPMKEHLALMFFKGALMKDPKGVLESQGPNSRSALRMCFTQVQDVKKSVLKAYVREAIRVEQAGLTVEKPKQLVLVDELLRALAADKKLAAAFEKLTPGRRREYNLYLSGAKQSKTRVARIEKVRPQILAGKGLRD from the coding sequence ATGGACGCGAAAGTCGATGCCTTCGTACGCCGGCAGAAGAAATGGAAGCCCGAGATCGAAGCGGTGCGCGCGGTGCTGCTCGACTGCAAGCTGAGCGAGGCGCTGAAGTGGGGGAAGCCCTGCTACGGGTTCGGAGACGACAACATCTGCATCCTCCAGCCGATGAAAGAGCATCTCGCGCTGATGTTCTTCAAGGGCGCGCTGATGAAGGATCCGAAAGGCGTGCTCGAGTCCCAGGGGCCCAATTCCCGCTCCGCCCTCCGCATGTGCTTCACCCAGGTCCAGGACGTGAAAAAGTCCGTGCTGAAAGCCTACGTGCGGGAGGCGATTCGCGTGGAGCAGGCGGGCCTCACGGTCGAAAAGCCGAAGCAGCTGGTGCTCGTGGACGAGCTGCTGCGAGCGCTGGCTGCCGACAAGAAGCTCGCTGCGGCGTTCGAGAAGCTGACTCCCGGGCGACGCCGCGAGTACAACCTTTACCTTTCCGGCGCCAAGCAGTCCAAGACGCGCGTCGCACGGATCGAGAAGGTCCGCCCACAGATCCTCGCCGGCAAGGGTTTGCGGGACTGA
- a CDS encoding sugar kinase, with protein MIRNDSPDPVLIVGSMAFDDLELPTAKATDVVGGSATYAAMSTSLFAPARVVAVVGTDFPDSAIKTLEARGVDVSGVERAQGKTFRWSGRYADNLASRTTLDTQLNVFADFSPKLPESFCSSPFVLLGNIHPALQLSVLDATDAPRFVAADTMNFWIDGERPTLIKLLGRIDTLVINDEELRQLAEEHNIKKAARAVMAMGPKRLIVKRGEYGAMLFDDHGIFFAPAYPLEEEIDPTGAGDTFAGAFLGYLSREGAVNEATLRRALMVAATVASFCVEGIGTSRVQSLDQDTVAERLEVLRTLVRFTH; from the coding sequence ATGATTCGCAACGACAGCCCGGATCCGGTGCTCATCGTCGGCTCCATGGCCTTCGACGACCTCGAGCTCCCCACCGCCAAGGCCACGGACGTGGTGGGCGGCTCCGCCACCTATGCGGCGATGTCCACCAGCCTGTTCGCTCCCGCCCGCGTGGTCGCGGTGGTGGGCACGGACTTCCCGGACTCCGCCATCAAGACGCTGGAAGCCCGCGGTGTGGACGTCTCCGGAGTGGAGCGCGCCCAGGGCAAGACCTTCCGCTGGTCCGGCCGCTACGCGGACAACCTCGCGAGCCGCACCACGCTGGATACGCAGCTGAACGTGTTCGCGGACTTCTCCCCCAAGCTGCCGGAGAGCTTCTGCTCCAGCCCCTTCGTGCTGCTCGGCAACATCCACCCGGCGCTTCAGCTCTCGGTGCTCGACGCCACGGACGCCCCGCGCTTCGTCGCCGCCGACACCATGAACTTCTGGATCGATGGCGAGCGTCCGACCTTGATCAAGCTGCTCGGCCGCATCGATACCCTCGTGATCAACGACGAGGAGCTGCGCCAGCTCGCCGAGGAGCACAACATCAAGAAGGCCGCCCGCGCCGTGATGGCCATGGGCCCCAAGCGGCTGATCGTGAAGCGCGGCGAGTACGGCGCCATGCTGTTCGACGACCACGGCATCTTCTTCGCGCCGGCGTACCCGCTCGAAGAGGAGATCGATCCCACCGGCGCCGGCGACACCTTTGCCGGTGCATTCCTGGGCTATCTGTCCCGCGAGGGCGCCGTGAACGAAGCCACGCTACGCCGCGCGCTGATGGTCGCCGCCACCGTCGCGTCGTTCTGCGTGGAGGGTATCGGCACCTCGCGGGTGCAGAGCCTGGACCAGGACACCGTAGCCGAGCGCCTCGAAGTCCTGCGCACGCTGGTGCGCTTCACCCACTGA
- the mtnP gene encoding S-methyl-5'-thioadenosine phosphorylase, with product MKNVLGVIGGSGIYDIAGLESVEEQRVDTPFGAPSDALIRGKLGDTELIFLPRHGRGHKVSPTHINYRANVAAMKLAGATHLLSLSAVGSMKEDIAPGDVVVVDQYIDLTKHRTSTFFDGPIVAHVGFADPVCPLLADALFEAVKRAGGRVHRGGTYVCMEGPQFSTRAESQLYRSWGVSVIGMTAMPEAKLAREAELPYATAALVTDYDCWHDVEEDVSVQSVLAVLAANADLAKRAVVELSRTLPDASQSPAASALEHAVITAPGAMPAEEKQRLAFLLGARKDGQ from the coding sequence ATGAAGAACGTGCTCGGCGTGATCGGGGGCAGCGGGATCTACGACATAGCGGGTCTCGAGTCGGTCGAGGAGCAGCGCGTGGACACGCCCTTCGGCGCGCCCAGCGACGCGCTGATTCGCGGCAAGCTCGGCGACACGGAGCTGATCTTCTTGCCGCGCCACGGCCGGGGTCACAAGGTGAGCCCCACTCACATCAACTACCGGGCCAACGTCGCCGCGATGAAGCTCGCGGGAGCGACGCACCTCCTGAGCCTGTCTGCCGTGGGCTCCATGAAGGAAGACATCGCGCCGGGGGACGTGGTCGTCGTCGACCAGTACATCGACCTCACCAAGCACCGCACCAGCACCTTCTTCGACGGGCCCATCGTGGCTCACGTGGGCTTTGCGGATCCGGTGTGCCCCCTCCTGGCGGATGCCCTGTTCGAGGCGGTGAAGCGCGCCGGCGGGCGCGTCCACCGCGGCGGCACCTACGTGTGCATGGAGGGGCCGCAGTTTTCGACCCGCGCGGAGAGCCAGCTCTACCGCTCCTGGGGCGTGAGCGTGATCGGCATGACCGCCATGCCGGAGGCCAAGCTCGCCCGCGAGGCGGAGCTCCCCTACGCCACCGCGGCGCTGGTCACCGACTACGACTGCTGGCACGACGTGGAAGAAGACGTGAGCGTGCAGAGCGTGCTGGCGGTGCTGGCCGCCAATGCCGACCTCGCCAAGCGCGCCGTGGTGGAGCTGTCCCGTACGCTGCCGGACGCGAGCCAGAGCCCCGCGGCAAGCGCCCTCGAGCACGCGGTGATCACCGCGCCCGGCGCCATGCCCGCCGAAGAAAAGCAGCGCCTCGCCTTCTTGCTGGGCGCCCGGAAGGACGGACAATGA
- the gmk gene encoding guanylate kinase yields the protein MSSDGPLLIIISSPSGAGKTTLTRRLREQVSGLEFSVSHTTRKPRSGEKDGREYHFVSRETFEQLIQLDEFLEWAEVHGNLYGTSRREVTSAGDKRGIIFDIDHQGARQIKSVHPGAISVFILPPSMEVLEARLRGRASEDEPTVQRRFAVAREEIAHYGQFDYLLVNDDLEQATLQLSSIFLAAECARARRAAEAEHLLAEGRGFGGSKPPAA from the coding sequence ATGTCGAGTGACGGTCCGCTGCTCATCATCATCTCTTCACCGTCCGGCGCGGGCAAGACCACCCTCACCCGCCGCTTGCGGGAACAGGTCAGCGGGCTCGAGTTCAGCGTGAGCCACACCACCCGCAAGCCCCGTTCGGGAGAGAAAGACGGCCGCGAGTACCACTTCGTGAGCCGCGAGACCTTCGAGCAGTTGATCCAGCTCGACGAGTTCTTGGAGTGGGCCGAGGTCCACGGCAACCTGTACGGGACCAGCCGCCGGGAAGTGACCAGCGCCGGGGACAAGCGCGGGATCATCTTCGACATCGACCACCAGGGCGCGCGCCAGATCAAGAGCGTGCACCCCGGCGCCATCAGCGTGTTCATCCTGCCGCCCAGCATGGAAGTGCTGGAGGCACGTCTCCGTGGTCGCGCCAGCGAGGACGAGCCCACGGTGCAGCGACGCTTCGCCGTGGCTCGAGAAGAGATCGCCCACTACGGCCAGTTCGACTACTTGCTGGTCAACGACGATCTGGAGCAGGCCACACTGCAGCTCTCCTCCATCTTCTTGGCCGCCGAGTGCGCGCGCGCGCGGCGCGCCGCCGAGGCCGAACATCTGCTCGCCGAAGGCCGCGGCTTCGGCGGCTCGAAGCCGCCCGCCGCTTGA
- a CDS encoding YicC family protein translates to MKSMTGFGAGDAPLGDGRVAVEIRSLNHRYLDVRVRTPTELGDQGFFVEQLARERLSRGRYDVGIRLEGAALPPPRLSPERVRAVYRQLCELRDELSPGSELSIGVVATIPDVFESTSVMDVETVRGALSEAFHAACAALDQMRSDEGRALHADLGGRVDAAAEICEHVASRVSEVVEAQRQRLSARLERLLADAQVSVDAGRLETELAILADKSDITEELVRLRSHFEQFRALLSAKVPVGRRMDFLLQEIGREVNTIGSKSQDSDLAQHVVALKAEVERMREQVQNVE, encoded by the coding sequence GTGAAGAGCATGACGGGCTTCGGCGCTGGGGACGCCCCGCTCGGGGACGGCCGCGTCGCGGTCGAAATCCGCTCGCTGAACCATCGCTACCTGGACGTGCGAGTGCGAACGCCCACGGAGCTCGGCGACCAAGGCTTCTTCGTGGAGCAGCTGGCGCGGGAACGGCTGAGCCGCGGGCGCTATGACGTCGGCATCCGACTGGAGGGCGCGGCCCTGCCGCCGCCCCGTCTCTCCCCGGAACGCGTGCGCGCGGTGTATCGGCAGCTGTGCGAGCTGCGGGACGAGCTGTCTCCCGGGAGCGAGCTGTCCATCGGCGTGGTCGCCACCATTCCCGACGTGTTCGAGTCCACCAGCGTGATGGACGTGGAAACCGTGCGCGGCGCCCTGTCCGAGGCGTTTCACGCTGCCTGCGCCGCGCTGGACCAGATGCGCAGCGACGAAGGCCGCGCGCTGCACGCCGACCTGGGGGGCCGCGTGGATGCGGCCGCCGAGATTTGCGAGCACGTCGCGAGCCGCGTGAGCGAGGTGGTGGAGGCGCAGCGGCAGCGCCTCTCGGCGCGCCTGGAGCGGCTGCTCGCCGACGCGCAGGTCAGCGTGGACGCCGGGCGGCTGGAGACGGAGCTCGCCATCTTGGCCGACAAGAGCGACATCACCGAGGAGCTGGTGCGGCTTCGGAGCCACTTCGAGCAGTTTCGCGCGCTGCTCTCGGCGAAGGTGCCCGTCGGCCGCAGGATGGACTTCTTGCTGCAGGAGATCGGCCGCGAGGTGAACACCATCGGCAGCAAGAGTCAGGATTCGGACCTGGCCCAGCACGTGGTAGCGCTGAAGGCCGAGGTCGAGCGCATGCGGGAGCAGGTGCAGAATGTCGAGTGA
- a CDS encoding SDR family oxidoreductase, producing MLHLVTGGAGFIGSNLVRALVRQGHQVRVVDDLSTGFWEHLGELRNHPDVEPLTGDIRDQSLMARASEGVSVVFHEAALGSVPLSIEDPVRADSVNVHGTVTVLESARRAGVKRVVFAASSAAYGDEPTLPKLEHMPTAPLSPYAVSKIAAEQYLRVFAELYGIDTVCLRYFNVFGPNQRPDGAYAAAIPKFLWAALHDEPISIYGDGGATRDFCFIDNVVQANLAAAQSERKLAGEIVNVATGQSVTLTELVDEIATLLGKRLDVRHDPPRAGDIRHSVADIGRARELFGYEPTVAWREGLRPTADYLRELSRERGRS from the coding sequence GTGCTCCATCTGGTCACCGGCGGGGCGGGTTTCATTGGTTCCAACTTGGTGCGTGCCCTGGTGCGCCAGGGGCATCAAGTGCGCGTGGTGGACGATCTGTCCACCGGCTTCTGGGAGCACCTGGGCGAGCTCCGAAATCACCCGGACGTGGAGCCCCTCACCGGGGACATCCGAGACCAAAGCCTGATGGCGCGCGCCTCGGAAGGCGTGAGCGTCGTGTTCCACGAAGCGGCGCTCGGCTCCGTGCCCCTGAGCATCGAGGATCCCGTTCGGGCGGATTCCGTCAACGTGCACGGCACCGTCACGGTGCTCGAAAGCGCGCGCCGCGCGGGGGTGAAGCGCGTGGTGTTCGCCGCCTCTTCTGCGGCCTACGGGGACGAACCCACGCTGCCCAAGCTGGAGCACATGCCCACGGCGCCGCTTTCGCCCTACGCGGTGAGCAAGATCGCGGCGGAGCAGTACCTCCGGGTGTTCGCCGAGCTGTACGGCATCGACACCGTGTGCCTGCGCTACTTCAACGTGTTCGGTCCGAACCAACGCCCGGACGGCGCCTACGCCGCCGCCATTCCCAAGTTCCTGTGGGCGGCGCTCCACGACGAGCCCATCAGCATCTACGGGGACGGCGGCGCCACGCGGGACTTCTGTTTCATCGACAACGTGGTGCAGGCGAACCTCGCCGCCGCGCAAAGTGAGCGGAAGCTCGCCGGGGAGATCGTCAACGTGGCCACGGGGCAGAGCGTCACCCTGACCGAGTTGGTCGACGAGATCGCCACGCTCCTCGGCAAGCGGCTCGACGTGCGGCACGACCCGCCGCGCGCGGGGGACATCCGCCACTCCGTCGCGGACATCGGGCGGGCGCGTGAGCTCTTCGGCTATGAGCCCACCGTCGCCTGGCGTGAAGGACTTCGTCCGACGGCGGACTACCTGCGCGAGCTTTCCCGGGAGCGAGGCCGGTCGTGA
- a CDS encoding DUF507 family protein has product MRLHSAKVPQIAAEMVSLLTSDKSVETEEPAEMQADIEAVLNQYVRDEQDVSERARDLMAERNLPPSELGRTRRLVADQRKIKIGDEAIDYLLDQLLEMLMHSNNVDEVYAEDYELRRRMREPLRRQEVEEESLQQEVRSKLKHVQEGTALWEVEYRRMMEDIKRRKGL; this is encoded by the coding sequence ATGCGTTTGCACAGCGCCAAGGTGCCGCAGATCGCGGCCGAGATGGTGAGCCTGCTCACCTCCGACAAGTCCGTCGAGACGGAAGAGCCCGCGGAAATGCAGGCCGACATCGAAGCGGTGCTCAATCAGTACGTCCGTGACGAGCAGGACGTGAGCGAGCGCGCCCGCGACCTGATGGCAGAGCGCAACCTGCCACCCTCCGAGCTCGGACGCACCCGGCGCCTGGTCGCGGACCAACGCAAGATCAAGATCGGCGACGAAGCCATCGACTACCTGTTGGACCAGCTGCTCGAGATGCTGATGCACTCCAACAACGTGGACGAGGTCTACGCCGAAGACTACGAGCTGCGCCGCCGCATGCGCGAGCCCCTGCGCCGCCAGGAAGTGGAAGAAGAGTCGCTGCAGCAAGAGGTGCGCAGCAAGCTCAAGCACGTGCAAGAGGGCACGGCCCTGTGGGAAGTGGAATACCGACGCATGATGGAGGATATCAAGCGTCGCAAGGGCCTTTAG
- a CDS encoding TIGR04552 family protein, giving the protein MPPSPGLKSIDELTLHDVEALRLILRGSSVVDWHRLNISSPEQALALLRNHEIDPELDADYLEHVKGEAISFLRRHFTFAIPKPVERAPLQEIMMMATGKGHRQMCACTILKTVHIINHMAGRELLFRLPISDRDLFHFVEEKVYRVVGTMLSSGFPITEFVGGRKNLDSTYTKLLSKWEATAAALYDKLRFRIVTRTRDQLLPVLNYLTEQLFPFSYVVPGESTNTILPFNSYCEAHPHLSKMVPSFQGGVDDALTPVDNRFSAPNYRVIQFVADLPLRVPPHLMELAPPGSEKLGPIVYMLCEFQLLDAESEAANESGDASHEAYKARQRAAVARRLRLGARRKDG; this is encoded by the coding sequence ATTCCCCCCTCGCCTGGGCTGAAGTCCATCGACGAGCTGACGCTGCACGACGTCGAGGCCCTGCGCCTGATCTTGCGGGGCAGCTCCGTCGTCGACTGGCATCGACTGAACATCTCCAGCCCCGAGCAGGCGCTGGCGCTGCTCCGAAACCACGAGATCGATCCCGAGCTCGACGCCGACTACCTCGAGCACGTCAAGGGCGAGGCCATCAGCTTCCTGCGCCGCCACTTCACCTTCGCCATCCCGAAGCCGGTGGAACGGGCGCCCCTGCAGGAGATCATGATGATGGCCACGGGGAAAGGGCACCGCCAGATGTGCGCGTGCACCATCCTCAAGACGGTCCACATCATCAACCATATGGCCGGGCGCGAGCTCCTCTTCCGCCTGCCCATCAGCGACCGGGACCTGTTCCACTTCGTGGAAGAGAAGGTCTACCGCGTGGTGGGCACCATGCTGAGCTCCGGCTTCCCCATCACGGAGTTCGTGGGCGGGCGAAAGAACCTGGATTCGACCTACACGAAGCTGCTCTCGAAGTGGGAGGCCACCGCCGCGGCCTTGTACGACAAGCTCCGCTTCCGGATCGTGACCCGCACGCGGGATCAGCTGTTGCCGGTGCTGAACTACCTCACCGAACAGCTATTCCCCTTCAGCTACGTGGTGCCGGGGGAGAGCACCAACACCATCCTGCCCTTCAACAGTTACTGCGAGGCGCACCCCCATTTGAGCAAGATGGTGCCCAGCTTTCAGGGCGGTGTGGACGACGCGCTGACGCCGGTGGACAACCGCTTCAGCGCCCCCAACTACCGGGTGATCCAGTTCGTGGCCGACCTCCCGCTGCGCGTGCCCCCGCACCTGATGGAGCTGGCACCGCCGGGCTCCGAGAAGCTCGGTCCCATCGTGTACATGCTGTGCGAGTTCCAGCTGTTGGACGCCGAAAGCGAAGCCGCCAACGAGTCCGGGGACGCCAGCCACGAGGCGTACAAGGCCCGGCAGCGCGCGGCCGTGGCGCGGCGCCTGCGCCTCGGCGCCCGACGCAAGGACGGCTGA